A genomic segment from Comamonas terrigena NBRC 13299 encodes:
- the ahcY gene encoding adenosylhomocysteinase — protein MNAAVRFNPADSAITDISLAAWGRKEIKIAETEMPGLMAVREEFAAAQPLKGARITGSLHMTIQTAVLIETLTALGAQVRWASCNIFSTQDHAAAAIAETGVPVFAIKGESLKDYWDYTHSIFEFGAAGTDNEGPNMILDDGGDATMLMHLGKKAEKDLSVLANPGSEEEKIVFAAIKAKLAVDPTWYSRKSAQILGVTEETTTGVHRLNEMSANGSLLFRAINVNDSVTKSKFDNLYGCRESLVDGIKRATDVMIAGKVAVVAGYGDVGKGCAQALSALRAQVWVTEIDPINALQASMEGYKVVTMEYAADKCDIFVTTTGNKDIIRHEHMLAMKDEAIVCNIGHFDNEIDVASIEKYEWEEIKPQVDHITFPDGKKIILLAKGRLVNLGCATGHPSFVMSNSFANQTLAQIELFTRPDAYEVGKVYVLPKVLDEKVARLHLKKVGAQLTELTEAQAAYIGVKKEGPYKPETYRY, from the coding sequence ATGAACGCTGCTGTTCGCTTCAACCCTGCCGATTCGGCCATCACCGACATTTCCCTGGCCGCCTGGGGCCGCAAGGAAATCAAGATTGCCGAAACCGAGATGCCCGGCCTGATGGCCGTGCGCGAGGAATTCGCTGCAGCCCAGCCGCTGAAGGGTGCGCGCATCACCGGTTCGCTGCACATGACGATCCAGACGGCCGTGCTGATCGAGACCTTGACCGCTCTGGGCGCACAGGTGCGCTGGGCGTCGTGCAACATCTTCTCGACCCAGGACCATGCAGCGGCGGCCATCGCTGAAACCGGCGTGCCGGTGTTCGCCATCAAGGGCGAATCGCTGAAGGACTACTGGGATTACACCCACAGCATCTTCGAGTTCGGCGCTGCCGGCACCGACAACGAAGGCCCCAACATGATCCTGGACGATGGCGGCGATGCCACCATGCTGATGCACCTGGGCAAGAAGGCCGAGAAGGACCTGTCCGTGCTGGCCAACCCCGGTTCGGAAGAAGAGAAGATCGTCTTCGCCGCCATCAAGGCCAAACTGGCCGTGGATCCCACTTGGTACAGCCGCAAGTCGGCCCAGATCCTGGGTGTGACCGAAGAAACCACCACCGGCGTGCACCGCCTGAACGAAATGTCGGCCAACGGCAGCCTGCTGTTCCGTGCCATCAACGTGAACGACTCGGTCACCAAGTCCAAGTTCGACAACCTGTACGGCTGCCGCGAGTCGCTGGTGGACGGTATCAAGCGCGCCACCGACGTGATGATCGCCGGCAAGGTGGCCGTGGTGGCCGGCTACGGCGACGTGGGCAAGGGCTGCGCCCAGGCCCTGTCCGCGCTGCGCGCCCAGGTGTGGGTGACCGAGATCGACCCGATCAACGCCCTGCAGGCCTCGATGGAAGGCTACAAGGTCGTGACCATGGAATATGCCGCCGACAAGTGCGACATCTTCGTGACCACCACCGGCAACAAGGACATCATCCGCCACGAGCACATGCTGGCGATGAAGGATGAGGCCATCGTCTGCAACATCGGTCACTTCGACAACGAAATCGACGTCGCGTCGATCGAGAAGTACGAGTGGGAAGAAATCAAGCCCCAGGTCGACCACATCACCTTCCCGGACGGCAAGAAGATCATCCTGCTGGCCAAGGGCCGTCTGGTGAACCTGGGCTGCGCCACCGGCCACCCCAGCTTCGTGATGTCCAACTCCTTCGCCAACCAGACCCTGGCCCAGATCGAGCTGTTCACCCGCCCCGACGCCTACGAAGTCGGCAAGGTCTATGTGCTGCCCAAGGTGCTGGACGAGAAGGTGGCACGCCTGCACCTGAAGAAGGTCGGTGCCCAGCTGACCGAGCTGACCGAAGCCCAGGCCGCCTACATCGGCGTGAAGAAGGAAGGCCCTTACAAGCCTGAAACCTACCGTTATTGA
- a CDS encoding TlyA family RNA methyltransferase: protein MRADVFLVEAGHAATRSQAQRLIAAGVQWRTMPLAPWTQVAKNGDDIPAGAQVQLLDASEAKYISRGGLKLEGALAAAGLQVSGLRCLDVGQSTGGFTDCLLQAGAAQVIGVDVGHDQLHERLKSDPRVVGVEGLNARAMTAESLVQGCEDALSEVIEEQEDNDTQPQAPYAWMRNGGMVDEDYDDSEDAKEQDIESFKAERAAKDKARADGTAPVERRRKPGTEDIDITPVFDFVTGDVSFISLTLILPQLVPLMGPGAPLLMLVKPQFELQPGQIGKGGIVRDPALYAEVEQRIRACCKEVGLKVVGWYDSAIEGGDGNREFFVHATKA, encoded by the coding sequence ATGCGCGCAGACGTTTTTTTGGTGGAGGCAGGCCATGCCGCCACCCGATCGCAGGCCCAGCGCCTGATTGCAGCCGGTGTGCAGTGGCGCACCATGCCCCTGGCCCCGTGGACCCAGGTGGCCAAGAACGGTGACGACATTCCCGCAGGTGCGCAAGTGCAGCTGCTGGACGCGTCCGAGGCCAAGTACATCTCGCGCGGCGGCCTCAAGCTCGAAGGCGCGCTGGCTGCGGCGGGCCTGCAGGTGAGCGGCCTGCGCTGCCTGGACGTGGGGCAGAGCACTGGCGGCTTCACCGACTGCCTGCTGCAGGCCGGGGCTGCCCAGGTGATCGGTGTGGACGTGGGCCATGACCAGTTGCATGAACGCCTGAAGAGCGATCCGCGCGTGGTGGGCGTGGAAGGGCTGAACGCCCGCGCCATGACTGCCGAATCGCTGGTGCAGGGCTGCGAGGATGCGCTGTCCGAAGTCATCGAAGAGCAAGAAGACAACGACACCCAGCCCCAGGCCCCCTATGCCTGGATGCGCAATGGCGGCATGGTCGATGAAGACTATGACGACAGCGAAGACGCCAAGGAGCAGGACATCGAGTCCTTCAAGGCCGAGCGCGCCGCCAAGGACAAGGCCCGCGCAGACGGTACGGCGCCGGTGGAGCGCCGCCGCAAGCCGGGGACCGAGGACATCGACATCACGCCGGTGTTCGACTTTGTCACCGGGGATGTGTCCTTCATCTCGCTGACCCTGATCCTGCCCCAGCTGGTGCCGCTGATGGGCCCGGGCGCGCCGCTGCTGATGCTGGTCAAGCCCCAGTTCGAGCTGCAGCCCGGCCAGATCGGCAAGGGCGGTATCGTGCGCGACCCGGCGCTGTATGCCGAGGTGGAGCAGCGTATCCGTGCCTGCTGCAAGGAAGTGGGCCTGAAGGTGGTGGGCTGGTACGACAGCGCCATCGAAGGCGGCGACGGCAACCGTGAATTTTTTGTGCACGCCACCAAAGCGTGA
- a CDS encoding methyl-accepting chemotaxis protein — protein MRGLFQPAVALMSRLRLGPKFLLAGIPLLLMLGLVGAMAVQRYQARVQALEAKRAAVALMADLVEWNQVLIESRRVAITGQAGDAALMQSFQRQAAVVDKTLAKIEARVAAQQRYYDMRKETEGLQQGWKELQGKIAALPADADFAQKAFAAHAPEYARLYAFMRDLGNRSGLAQDPDADIFYLGYPLANHTPSTAGIAVRIAAYALLNVSRGVVDTKDKVFYEVTEARLNDTFSGVETQLSQSMQANAAVQQALGARFDALKATSKELLGYVRKHFTLVDQVAVSQQEVQTAAQPTIDAAWALVSQNGAVLDQLLAERGAEAATQRNLLVLLLALGIGASVYLYVGVYLSMAASLAQASQAAKAIAAGDLGTVQAPVSKDEFARLLEDLRSADRALAQVIAGVKESSESIATATSEIASGTQSLSSRTELTASSLQQTAGSMAQLTDALSHSRGSADSARQLSVSAGDVARRGGTVVQQVVQTMDAINQSSRKIADIIGVIDGIAFQTNILALNAAVEAARAGEQGRGFAVVASEVRALAGRSAEAAKQIKDLIGSSVGKVDEGARLVSEAGATMHEIVDSVVRVDAVIGEISVAAGEQSQGIAEINTAVGQLDDMTQQNAALVEQSAAAAESLREQARLLAEVVGNFRIHGGGERRLT, from the coding sequence ATGAGAGGTTTGTTTCAGCCCGCTGTGGCATTGATGTCGCGTTTGCGACTGGGTCCCAAATTCCTGTTGGCGGGCATTCCGCTGCTGCTGATGCTGGGGCTGGTGGGTGCCATGGCGGTGCAGCGCTACCAGGCGCGGGTGCAGGCACTGGAGGCCAAGCGTGCCGCGGTGGCGCTGATGGCCGATCTGGTGGAGTGGAACCAGGTGCTGATCGAAAGCCGCCGGGTGGCCATCACCGGCCAGGCCGGCGATGCGGCGCTGATGCAGTCCTTCCAGCGCCAGGCGGCGGTGGTGGACAAAACCCTGGCCAAGATCGAAGCCCGCGTCGCGGCGCAACAGCGCTATTACGACATGCGCAAGGAAACCGAAGGCCTGCAGCAAGGCTGGAAGGAGTTGCAAGGCAAGATTGCCGCGCTGCCGGCCGATGCCGACTTCGCGCAAAAAGCCTTTGCCGCCCATGCGCCCGAATACGCGCGCCTTTACGCCTTCATGCGCGATCTGGGCAACCGTTCCGGTCTGGCGCAGGATCCGGATGCCGATATCTTCTACCTGGGCTACCCGCTGGCCAACCACACGCCGTCCACGGCCGGCATTGCCGTGCGCATTGCTGCCTACGCGCTGCTCAATGTGAGCCGTGGCGTGGTGGATACCAAGGACAAGGTGTTCTACGAAGTGACCGAGGCGCGCCTGAACGACACGTTCTCGGGCGTGGAAACCCAGTTGTCGCAGTCCATGCAGGCCAATGCCGCGGTGCAGCAGGCGCTGGGCGCGCGCTTTGACGCGCTCAAGGCCACGTCCAAGGAGCTGCTGGGCTATGTGCGCAAGCACTTCACGCTGGTGGACCAGGTGGCGGTGTCGCAGCAGGAGGTGCAGACTGCTGCCCAGCCGACTATCGATGCGGCCTGGGCACTGGTGTCGCAAAACGGCGCAGTGCTGGACCAGCTGCTGGCCGAGCGCGGCGCCGAGGCGGCCACCCAGCGCAACCTGCTGGTGCTGCTGCTGGCGCTGGGCATTGGCGCTTCGGTCTATCTGTATGTGGGCGTGTACCTGAGCATGGCGGCCAGTCTGGCCCAGGCTTCGCAGGCGGCCAAGGCGATTGCGGCCGGCGATCTGGGCACGGTGCAGGCACCGGTGTCCAAGGATGAATTTGCACGCCTGCTGGAAGACCTGCGCAGCGCCGACCGGGCGCTGGCCCAGGTGATTGCCGGGGTCAAGGAATCGTCGGAATCGATTGCCACGGCGACCAGCGAGATTGCCTCCGGCACACAGTCGCTGAGCAGCCGCACCGAGCTGACCGCCAGCAGCCTGCAGCAGACGGCAGGCTCCATGGCCCAGCTGACGGATGCGCTGTCGCACAGCCGGGGTTCGGCCGATTCGGCGCGCCAGCTGTCGGTGTCGGCCGGGGATGTGGCGCGGCGCGGGGGCACGGTGGTGCAGCAGGTGGTGCAGACCATGGATGCCATCAACCAGAGCAGCCGCAAGATTGCCGACATCATCGGGGTGATCGACGGTATCGCCTTCCAGACCAATATCCTGGCGTTGAACGCGGCGGTGGAAGCCGCCCGCGCCGGTGAGCAGGGCCGGGGCTTTGCCGTGGTGGCCAGCGAGGTGCGTGCCCTGGCCGGGCGCAGTGCCGAGGCGGCCAAGCAGATCAAGGACCTGATCGGCAGCAGTGTGGGCAAGGTGGACGAAGGCGCCCGCCTGGTCAGCGAAGCCGGGGCCACGATGCACGAGATCGTGGATTCGGTGGTGCGGGTGGACGCAGTGATCGGGGAGATCTCGGTTGCTGCGGGTGAGCAGAGCCAGGGCATTGCGGAAATCAATACCGCCGTGGGCCAGCTGGACGACATGACACAGCAAAATGCGGCCCTGGTCGAACAAAGTGCGGCAGCTGCCGAAAGCCTGCGTGAGCAGGCCCGGCTTCTGGCCGAGGTGGTGGGCAACTTCCGCATCCATGGCGGTGGGGAGCGCCGCCTGACATAA